Below is a genomic region from Leucobacter exalbidus.
TGACCGAGACGCTGCGTGACGCCGGGGTCGGTTTCGTGCTGCTCGAAGACGGCGGCAACGACGTTGAGCGTGCGCAGCTGCAGCGCGTGTTCGACCAGAACCCGGCGCTGGCAGCATCGAGCCAGACCGACCAGGGCCTGCTCTGGCGCGTGCTCGATTCAAAGACCGCGGGCGAGATGCCGGGCGATGTGTCGAAGCGCCTCGACGGCACGTCAATCAGCGGGCACACGATCTGGGTCGGGCAAATCGCGATCTTGCTGGGCATGCTGCTGCTGGCGCTGCCGACGGGCGAGGTCACCTGGCGCCCCGAGCACCGGCGCAGGCAGCCGCGTGCCCCCAAGACGAGGAAGCGTTCATGAACACAAAAAGCTCACCCCTAACGATTGGCATGCGTGCCACGGTTGGTGCGCTCGTCATTGCGGCCGCAACGGCCGCGGTGGTGCTCGTGGGCTCGGTCGAGGTGCCCTCGGCCGTGCGCGAACCGCTCTCGCTGGTCGCCGATACCACCCAGAACACGGCGCGCACCCTGGTGTGCAGCGGCAGCTTTGGTGAGCTGGGGGCTGATCCCGAGCAGGCCGAGGTCGCCGTGCCCACCGGCCCGCCGGTGCTCGCGAGCGCCGGGGCCAAAACCGAAAACAGCTCACTCGAGCGCGCCACCGGCGGCGAAGGTCTGCCCGAGGTGCTGCGGGCCGGCAACACCGAATCTATTGCCGCGGCGCAGCTGCAGCACGTCACCACCGAGAACCTGAGCGGTGCGGTGGCGAGCGCGTGTGCCGAGCCTCTCAACGAGCAGTGGCTGATCGGTGGCGGCACCGACGCTGGAGTCTCGACGACCCTCGATTTGGGTAACCCTGGCAGTGTGCCTGCCTCGGTGCAGATCACCGTCTTTGATGACGAGGGCGAGGTCGACGCGGTGCAGACCGCCGGGGTGATCGTGCTGCCCGGCACTCAGCAGACCATTTCGCTGAACGGCTACGCGCCCGATCGCGCACATATTGCGGTGCGCGTCACTAGCTCTGGCGCCCCCGTCACCGCCTCAATGGGCGTTGCGCAGCGGGTCGGGCTGTCATCGTTCGGCGTCTCGTCGGTTGACCGGCAGGCCGAGCCCAACACCCAGCTCGTCATCGCGGGCATTAACAACGCCGCAGACCACGGCCACGAGGCCACCGATGCGGGCGAGGGCGACCCCTATCCCGTGATGGTGCGCGCGTTTGCCCCCGGCGGCGAAGCGACCACTGTGCGCCTGCGCGCGCTCGATGCCAAGGGTCACGCCACCGACCTGGGTGAGATGAATCTCGCCGAGAACGCCGTCGGCAACTTCAACGTCACGACCTGGCCCGAGGGATCGGCCGCGCTCGTAGTGACCGCCGATGTGCCGGTGATCGCTGCCGCCCTCGGCTCAGCCGAGACGGTGAAGAAGCACGACTATGAGTGGTTCGTGCCGTCACCCGTCATCGCCGCCGGTGAGGTCGTCGATGTGCCAGTGGTGCCCAACGGTACGCTCGTGCTCGTGCACCCCGGCGAGGGCAAGGCCGAGGTCACCATCACCCCGGTGAAGGGGAAGCCGCGCAAGCTGACGCTGTCGCCCGGTGCGACGCAGTCACTCGAGGTCGCAAATGGCTCGACGATCACCGCTACCGCTGACATTTTCGCTGGCGTGCGTTACGAAGAGGGCGCCAGCATTGCTTCGTACCCGGTGCTGCCGCCGAGCCAGCGCGACGGCACGCTGACGGTCTTCACGCGCTAGCGGCGTAGACTTGACCACATGTTTGGATGGGATCGATCTGCGAGGCGTGCTGCGCGCGCTGAACGCGCAAGCGGCCCCGGCGGGGCTGCGGGTGCTGGCGCGACGGGCGCTGCTGGTGGCGGCGCCGGATCGCGGTCTGCGGTGAGCCGCCGACACGATCGGCGCCCGCAGCGGTCGTCGATGACGGGGCCCACACTGCCCGATCCCAATAGCCGATTTAAGCGCTTCGAAACCGATGCCCGCGGCGTCGTTGAACTGCTGCAGGCCCACTTCCCCGAAGAGTTGCACGGCGTCAACATCGGGTTTCAGACGGCGCCCGCAAGCCTGGGCGAGAGCAAGTTTCCGCTGCTGTACTCGATTGATCGCAAGTCAAACACGATCATGATGTTTCGCATGCCGATTCAGCGCGCGCGGGGTTTGCACGTGAACGATGACGAGCACCGCCGCTACTTCGTGCAGCACTGCGTCTACCAGGCCGTGTGCGAATATTTGGGCCGTGAGCCGTGGGAATTGTTGCCCGGCCGGTTCGAACACTACTAACGCGCCGCGCCCACGAAGCGGTAACCGCCGATTGTGAGTTTTTGCAGCCATAATGGGAGTCATGAGCGCGCGCATCTTGGTGGTTGATGACGATAGGGCACTCGCAGAGATGCTGAGCATGGCCTTGCAGGCTGAGGGTTTTGACACAGATCACGCGGCCGACGGCGCTGAAGCGGTCGAACTGTTTCGTGAGGTCAAGCCCGATCTCGTGCTGCTCGATGTGATGCTGCCCAGCCTCGACGGCATTGAAGTGTGCGAGCGTATTCGCGCCGAATCAGGCGTGCCGATCATTATGTTGACGGCCCGCACCGACACCCGCGATGTGGTGCGCGGGCTTGAGGCCGGCGCCGACGATTACGTGGTGAAGCCGTTTAAATCGGCTGAGCTGGTGGCCCGTATTCGTGCGCGGCTGCGCGAACCCTCGCAAGAGGTGAGTGAGACGCTGCGGGTGGGCGACCTGACCATCGACGTGTCGGCGCACGAGGTGCGCCGCGGGTCGCAGCCGATCTCGCTGACCCCGCTAGAGTTTGACCTGCTCGCGATTTTGGCGCGCAAACCCCAGCAGGTGTTCACCCGCGAGGTGCTGCTCGAAAAGGTGTGGGGCTATCAGTACAAGGCCGATACCCGCCTCGTGAACGTGCACGTGCAGCGGCTGCGCGCAAAGATCGAACAAGACCCCGATCGCCCGACGATCGTGACGACAGTGCGCGGCGTGGGGTATCGCGCGGGCACCCCGACCTCGTAACCCGTATGGTTTCGCGGCGCTCACGACTGGGCAGGTGGCTGCGCCGATTGCAGCTGCGCTGGGTGAAATTCTCGCACCCGGTGCTGCGGCCCTTCCGCGTGCGGTGGCGCCGCTCGCTGATGCTGCGCACCATGACGGTGACGGGCATGGTCACCGGCTTCATGATTTTGATGGCCGGCATATTCATCGTCACGAGTGTCAGCGACGACCTGTATTCGTCGCGCCGTGACGCGGCGCTTGAAGACTCGGCCCGTGCCACGCTCGCTGCGCAACGACAGATCGATGCGTCTGACCGGGGCAGTCTCTCAATCTTGTCGGCCGATGTGCGCCGCACTGTGCAAGACACCTCATCGAGTCAGCTCGTCTACCTGCGGCGGCAGCCGGGCCAGGCCTCCAACCCCGAGGCGCCGCCCTCGTCGCGCACCAACGCGATGCTGCCCGAAGCGGTG
It encodes:
- a CDS encoding DUF5719 family protein, which produces MNTKSSPLTIGMRATVGALVIAAATAAVVLVGSVEVPSAVREPLSLVADTTQNTARTLVCSGSFGELGADPEQAEVAVPTGPPVLASAGAKTENSSLERATGGEGLPEVLRAGNTESIAAAQLQHVTTENLSGAVASACAEPLNEQWLIGGGTDAGVSTTLDLGNPGSVPASVQITVFDDEGEVDAVQTAGVIVLPGTQQTISLNGYAPDRAHIAVRVTSSGAPVTASMGVAQRVGLSSFGVSSVDRQAEPNTQLVIAGINNAADHGHEATDAGEGDPYPVMVRAFAPGGEATTVRLRALDAKGHATDLGEMNLAENAVGNFNVTTWPEGSAALVVTADVPVIAAALGSAETVKKHDYEWFVPSPVIAAGEVVDVPVVPNGTLVLVHPGEGKAEVTITPVKGKPRKLTLSPGATQSLEVANGSTITATADIFAGVRYEEGASIASYPVLPPSQRDGTLTVFTR
- the mtrA gene encoding MtrAB system response regulator MtrA, which codes for MSARILVVDDDRALAEMLSMALQAEGFDTDHAADGAEAVELFREVKPDLVLLDVMLPSLDGIEVCERIRAESGVPIIMLTARTDTRDVVRGLEAGADDYVVKPFKSAELVARIRARLREPSQEVSETLRVGDLTIDVSAHEVRRGSQPISLTPLEFDLLAILARKPQQVFTREVLLEKVWGYQYKADTRLVNVHVQRLRAKIEQDPDRPTIVTTVRGVGYRAGTPTS
- a CDS encoding metallopeptidase family protein; the encoded protein is MFGWDRSARRAARAERASGPGGAAGAGATGAAGGGAGSRSAVSRRHDRRPQRSSMTGPTLPDPNSRFKRFETDARGVVELLQAHFPEELHGVNIGFQTAPASLGESKFPLLYSIDRKSNTIMMFRMPIQRARGLHVNDDEHRRYFVQHCVYQAVCEYLGREPWELLPGRFEHY